TCGCAAGTTCTTCTGTAACCTCTGCGATCATGTCTCCCATCTGGGGGAGCCTGGCCGACCGCTATGGTCGAAAACCCATGATGCTTAGAGCTTCTATTGCCATGACGCTGACCATGGGAGGCATTGCCTTTGTTCCATCCGTCTTTTGGCTCTTGGTCCTGCGTTTGCTCAATGGGGTCTTTTCAGGCTTTGTTCCCAATAGTACAGCCCTGATTGCCAGTCAAGTTCCCAAGGACCAATCTGGCTATGCCCTAGGGACTTTGTCGACTGGTGTCGTAGCTGGAACCTTGATGGGCCCTTTGATTGGGGGACTCATTGCTGAAAATCTGGGAATGCGCAATGTCTTTCTCTTGGTCGGCTTCTTCTTATTTTTGGTTTCCCTCTTAACCTTCTGGGGTATCGAGGAAGACTATGAGCCCCTTCCAAAAGAAGAACAAAAATCCAGCTGGGAGTTGCTCATGTCTATTCAGCAAAAAGATATCCTCTTGGGCCTCTTTTTGACCAGCATGACCATTCAAATGATCGCCCAATCTATTTCTCCAATCCTGCCTCTTTATGTGCGGGCTTTGGGACAAAGAGACAACTTGATCTTTGTATCGGGGATGATTGTTTCAGCCATGGGAGTCTCCAGTATGCTCTTTTCAGGTTGGATGGGAAAACTCGGAGACCGAATTGGGAATCACAGGCTCTTATTAATCGCCCTTCTTTATAGTGGCTGTCTCTATATCCTTTGTGCCCAAGCGCAATCACCCCTTCAGTTAGGGATTTTACGCTTCCTCTTTGGGATCGGGACAGGGGCCCTACTACCAGGAGTTTCTGCATTATTGAATCGTTTAACCCCTCCTGAAGGGATTTCTCGGATCTTTAGCTACAACCAGCTCTTTTATTATTTAGGTGGCGTGTTAGGGCCAATGATGGGATCGAGTATTTTCATGCATTTTGGCTATCATTGGGTATTTTACGGTACAGCCCTTTTGGCCTTTACCGATTTGATGTTCCTCTTATTCTTATTTAGAAAGTATTTGAAAGTGAGAGACGTACGTGCGAATTAAAGTTCAATTGACCTGCACCAGCTGTGGGAGTCAGAATTATTTGACCAGTAAAAATACCAAAACCCATCCTGAAAAGATCGAGGTCTTGAAGTATTGTCCCAAGGAAAGAAAAGTAACCTTACATATTGAATCAAAATGATTTTCATGGTATAATAGTGAGGATTTTAAGGAGTTTTGAATATGAGCGGAGCATTAACAACTATTTTACTAGTATTATCAGTATTGATTATTATCGCAATTTTTATGCAACCAACAAAAAACCAATCGAGCAACGTCTTTGACGCAAGTTCAAATGACTTGTTTGAACGTTCAAAAGCGCGCGGGTTTGAAGCCGTGATGCAGCGTTTAACAGCTATTATGATCTTCTTTTGGTTATTGATCGCGATGATCTTAATGGTACTTTCTAGTAGATAAGATAGGCTCAGACAATGTCTTTGCCTATTTTTATTTTGTAAAACAAAGACACAAGTAGATAGAAAAAAGGAGGCTGGATAACCAGCAAATAAATCAATGAAAACAAGTATTAAAGAATATTTACAAGAGCATGACAAAGCCCAGATCAATGATCTGGCAGCAGCTCTAGGAAAGGAAGGGTCTAAGGATTTCCGTGACTTGGTCAAAACCATCTCTCTGATGGAACGCCGTCATGAGTTGAAATTCGAAGATGATGGCTCTCTTCGTTTGGCTCAAAAGAAGGCCCCAGCTATTACCCTCAAGGGGATCTTTCATGCGCATAAGAATGGCTTTGGCTTTGTCAGTTTAGAAGGCGAAGAAGAAGACCTCTTTGTTGGCCGAAATGATGTCAACCACGCTATCGATGGTGACACCGTTGAGATCGTCATTACCAAGGTAGCAGACCGAAACAAGGGAACGGCAGCAGAAGCTAAGATTATTGATGTCTTGGAGCATAGCATCAAAACGGTAGTTGGACAAATCGTTCTGGATGAGGAAAAGCCTAAATATGCCGGCTACATTCGTTCGAAAAATCAAAAGATCAGCCAGCTGATCTATGTGAAGAAGCCAGCCATCCAATTGGAAGGGACCGAAATCCTCAAGGTCGAAATCGATCAATACCCAAGCCGCAAGCACAATTATTTTGTGGCGACTGTGCGGGATGTGGTCGGTCATGTAACAGATCCAGGAATCGATGTCTTGGAAGTGTTAGAATCCATGGACATTGTCTCAGAATTTCCAGAAGAAGTGCTGAAAGAGGCTGAGAATGTTCCAGATGCACCGTCTAAAAAGGATTTAGAGGGACGCTTGGATCTGCGAGAGGAGATCACCTTTACCATTGATGGGGCAGATGCCAAAGACTTGGACGATGCGGTCCATATCAAGCTACTCAAGAACGGCAACTTTGAGCTGGGTGTTCACATCGCAGATGTTTCTTATTACGTTAAGGAAGGTTCAGCACTCGACAAGGAAGCTCTGAATCGGGCAACCTCTGTCTATGTGACCGACCGAGTAGTACCCATGTTACCAGAGCGTCTCTCCAATGGGATCTGTTCTTTAAATCCGAATGTGGATCGCCTGACCCAGTCTGCCATCATGGAGATTGATCCTCATGGCAAGGTTGTCAAGCATACCATTACCCAAACAGTGATCAATACAACCTTCCGTATGACCTATAGCGACGTCAATGATATCTTAGCGGGCGACGAAGAAAAGGCTCAAACCTTTAAGAAAATTGTCCCAAGTATTCATCAAATGGCCACCTTGCATGGCATTCTAGAAAGCATGCGGATTCGCCGCGGAGCCCTCAATTTTGATACCAATGAGGCTAAAATCCTGGTCAATAAAGAAGGGAAACCGGTCGATATTGTCCTTCGCCAAAGAGGAATTGCCGAGCGCATGATTGAGTCCTTTATGTTGATTGCCAATGAAACAGTGGCGGAGCACTTTACGCGACTGAAACTACCGTTCATCTACCGAATCCATGAAGATCCAAAGGCAGAAAAAGTACAGAAGTTTATCGATTATGCTTCTAGTTTTGGAATCCAAATCTACGGAACGGCTAGTGAGATGTGTCAAGAAGCCCTACAAGAAATTATGCGCAAGGTCGAAGGGGAACCCTATGCAGATGTCCTTTCGATGATGTTGTTGCGCTCGATGCAACAGGCTCGTTACTCAGAGCACAACCATGGCCACTATGGGCTTGCTGCTGAGTATTATACCCACTTTACCAGTCCCATCCGTCGGTATCCGGACCTGATGGTTCATCGAATGGTGCGCGAATATGGAAAATCCCAAGAAGTAGCTGAACACTTTGAACAAGTCCTTCCGGACATTGCCAGCCAATCCTCTAGTCGGGAACGTCGAGCTATTGATGCGGAGCGCGAAGTAGAAGCCATGAAGAAGGCAGAATACATGGAAGACTATGTTGGGGAAGAGTACGATGCCGTGGTTTCCAGTGTGGTAAAATTTGGCCTCTTTGTGGAGTTGCCAAATACGGTTGAAGGCTTGATCCATATTACCAATCTCCCTGAATTCTACCATTTTAACGAACGAGATCTAACCCTTCGCGGGGAAAAATCCGGAGTGACCTTCCGTGTCGGTCAGCAAATCCGAATCAAGGTAGAAAGAGCCGACAAGATGACCGGAGAGATTGATTTCTCTTATATTCCAAGTGAATGGGATGTCGTCGAAAAAGGCCTCAAGTCTAAAGGACGTGACCGAGATGGCAACCGCAGGGATCGCAGACGCAAGGACAAAAAAGTTTCTAAGGGATCAACCGCTAGAAAAGATGACAAGCGGAAAGATTCTTCCTCTAAAACCAAAAAGAAAAAAGGGAAGAAACCATTTTACAAGGAAGTAGCAAAGAAAGGAGCCAAACATGGCAAAGGGCGAAGGAAAGGTAGTCGCGCAAAATAAAAAGGCGAGACATGACTACACCATCGTGGATACGATTGAAGCAGGGATGGTGCTGACGGGGACAGAGATCAAAAGTGTCCGTGCAGCACGCATTAACTTGAAAGATGGCTTTGCACAAGTAAAAAATGGCGAAGTTTGGCTTAGCAATGTCCACATTGCTCCTTACGAAGAAGGCAATATCTGGAACCAAGATCCAGACCGTCGTCGCAAGCTCCTGCTTCATAAAAAGCAAATCCAAAAGCTGGACCAAGACACCAAAGGGACCGGAATGACCTTGGTGCCTTTGAAGGTCTATCTCAAGGACGGCTATGCCAAATTACTTTTGGGGCTCGCTAAAGGGAAACATGATTATGATAAGCGTGAATCCATCAAGCGTCGGGAACAAAACCGGGATATCGCACGGGTCATGAAACAATACAATACACGTTAAAGAAAAAGGCAGTTTTGAACTTTGTTTCAGAACTGTCTTTTTCATGGTTTCTACTTGTAATCGCTTGCAAAATAATTGCTTATATTATATACTAAAATTAAGGTGTTGGTATAGTTGTTTTTCTTAGGCTTGAAAGTTTTTCTAGCCTCTTTTGTAGTCAATAAGGAGAAAGACTATGAAGAAAATCCTATTCAAACTACTGTTTGGCCTCATGCTGATCGCTCTCTTCCCTGTGCAGGTCGCACAAGCCTGTTCGGCCTTCATTGTAGGGAAGGACTTAACCACGGATGGCTCTATGCTGTACGGTCGTACAGAGGACTATCCCTATGCACCAGATGGTGGACGCCACAATCAAAACTTTGTTGTAGTTCCAGCAAAGGACTACAAGGAAGGGGATAAGATCGAAGATGAGTCCAATGGCTTTACCTATCCTCATTTGAGCCATGAAATGAAGTACACAGCGACCTATGATGCTGCGCGTGGTGATGGAAGTAACGGGAATTTCGGAGCTCATGGTTTTAATGAAGTGGGCGTGTCAATGACAGCGACAGTATCAGCGACTCCTCATGACAAGATTTTGAAAGCCGACCCTTTGGTCAAGGATGGCCTACCAGAAGCTTCCATGATCGACTTGGTCTTGCCTCGTGCAAAAACTGCTCGAGAAGGAATCGAAATTGTTGCCAAGACCTTGGATGAAAAAGGTTCTGCCGAAGGGAACATTATCGTTGTAGCAGATAAAAATGAGCTCTGGTACATGGAAATCCTCTCAGGTCATCAATATGTGGCCATTAAATTCCCACAAGACCGCTATGCGATTTTTGCCAATACCTACTATCTGGGACATGTGGATCTCAAGGACAAGGACAATGTCATTGCTTCAAAAGATGTAGAAGCAGTAGCTAAGAAAGCCGACCATTACAAGACGGATAAGGATGGCAAGTTCCATATTGCGGACTCTTATGGTCCGGATGAATACACGGAACGCAACCGCTCACGGACCTATGCAGGGATTACCCTGATGGATCCAAAAGCGGATGTCAAATATGATGATCAACACTTTGATCTGCTTCGTAAACCAACGGATCCTTCTAAAAAGTATAGTCTAGAAGATGTCTTTGCAGAACAACGGAACCGTTTTGAACACCTCAAACAATTTACAGCAGATGACTTGGCCGAACCAGGTAAAAAAGTCGATACCAAAAAATACAAGTATGCTTTAGGAAATGAAAACGTCATTGATGCCCATGTCTATCAAATCAAGAAAGACTTGCCAAGTCCATTTGGTGGAATTGTTTGGTTGGGTCTTGCCCAAAGTCGGAATACCCCATATGTCCCATTCTATGGCTTGGTCAATGACACCTACGGTGCCTTTAAAGTCCGCTCTGCTAAGTACGATCCAACTTCATGGTATTGGGCTGTTTGGCATATCGACCAAATGGTCATGAAATATCCAGATCTCTTTGGCACCAGTATCCAAGATAAGTGGAAAGAAATGGAGGCTGGCTGGATCAAGGAACAAGCTGCTTTGGATCAAAAATACAGTGGCCTCACAGATGATCAAGCCAAAGCCCTTCAAGGTGAAGTCACCAAGGAATCCATGGATCGGGCAGATATGATCTTCAAACAAATCAAGGCTACTGAAAAGGAAATGGAAGATAAGATCCGTGAAGAAAAGGGCTTGGAAGCAGACTTTGTCTATGATGGCTATAATAAAGCGAACTTAATGGCTGCTGCTGAAAAAGATCCTTCAGATAAGAAGCCAGAAACTTGTCAGGAAGCTCTTGGAGATACCCCTAAAAAGGCTAGCCAAACCCAAGATTCAAGTGTGGTCTTCTCAGTCCTTCTTGGAGTATTGGCTGTTTGTGGATTTAGTTTAGCTGGATTCTTTTATAAAAAATCAAAAAATAAAGAGGATGAATAGATCCTAACAAGGAGGTTTCGCTAGAAAGCGGAGCCTCTTTTTCCAACTTGTAAAAAGGGTCTTTTTTCTGTATGATAAGGGTACTGAAAGAAAAAGGAGAAGCAGTATGACACAAAAATTGATCGCTTACAAACGCATGCCTATCTGGACCAAGGATACCATGCCAGAAGCTCTTCAAAGAAAGCACAATACCAAGGTGGGAACCTGGGGGAAGATTACAGTTTTAAAAGGTCAGTTACGATTTATTGAATTGACCGAAGAGGGGGAAGAAATCGCGAGCCACCTCTTTGAAACAGGAGCAGAGAACCCCATGGCCGAGCCCCAGGCCTGGCATCGTGTCGAAGCGGCGACTGACGATGTGGAGTGGTACCTAGAATTTTACTGTGAGCCAAAAGACTATTTCCCCAAAAAATACAATACCAATCCTGTCCATTCAGAAGTGCTAGAAGCAGTGGGAATTGTCCCCGCTGGAAAGGCATTGGATCTAGGATGCGGGCAAGGACGCAACGCCCTCTTTTTGGCCCAACATGGCTTTGACGTGACAGCTGTGGATCAAAATGAACTGGCTCTTGATATCTTACAAAGTATTGTCGCTGAGGAAGATCTAGATATGCCAGTGGGACTCTATGATATCAATGCTGCAGCTCTTACCCAAAACTATGATTTCATCGTATCGACAGTGGTCCTCATGTTTTTAGAGGCTGATCGGATTCCAGCGATTATCCGCAATATGCAAGAGCATACCAATCCAGGTGGCTACAATCTCATTGTCTGTGCCATGGATACGGAAGATTATCCCTGCCAGATGCCCTTCTCGTTCACCTTTAAAGAAGGAGAATTGGCGGAGTATTACAAGGATTGGGAGTTGGTCAAGTACAATGAAAATCCAGGCCATCTCCATCGTCGAGATGAAAATGGCCATCGGATTCAACTTCGATTTGCAACCATGTTGGCAAAGAAAAAATAAAGAAAAAGCAGGATGTTAAGATCCTGCCTTCAGATTGAAGACAAAGTCATATAAAAAACTTTCCTTAGGTGAGTACGGACGTCAGCGAACTTCTTCGAAGTTCCAAGACTTAGTTTTGAGCCTAGGGTCTCAAAACTCCCGAGTGCCTGAAATGTTATTGTTTCAGGCACTTTTCTCACAGCGGAAAGTTTCGGTATTTTCTTGAATCGATTTAAAAATTGGAACTCATTTTTATTTTTTTTTGCAAAATCGCTTAACTTATTTTACTTTAAAGTAATTTGTCTACATTCTAAAAGTAGGATGTTAGGATCCTGCCTTTTTGCTTTCTACAAACAAGTTGGACAAGGTGATCTGAATGTTGTTTATTTGCCAAAAAGAAAAACCTTCTCCATAAAGGAAGGAAAAGGTTGGGGAATTTAGTTCCAGTTAGCAAAGTCGCAGACGCTAAGAATGATCGTCCCGATTTCGATTGGCTCTTCCTTGGCACCAGATTCTAACCAGGTCACAATCACAGATTCGATTGTAGCGATGAAAATTTCTAGCCCATACTTGTATGGAACTTGAAAGTCTGAAATGATGTGTTCTTTCGCATGGGGAGTATCGTCTAATGCATGGAGGGTAAAACTTCTTATTAGTTTACGGAAGTCTGAGCAGCAGGATTGGGACAATGCATAAATAAAATCATAATTCTCTTTAATAGCAGTCAAGACATTGAGAAAGTTTACCTTGACAGGGCTTCCTTCAACGAAGAGGCTATCCAATTCTTGCATCATGTCCATTTTCATTTGCTCAAACATATCGTATTTATCGACATAGTGCAAGTAGAAGGTCCCGCGGTTAATCCCAGCGGTTTCAGTTAATTGTCGAATAGTGATGCTTTCAAAAGGTTGTTGCAAGAGGAGTTTTGAGAGCGCATTTCGTAAGTCTGACTTGGTTGTTGTTTGTCTTTGGCGTACCATATGTTCCTTTCTGTAGTTGTATCAATCTGTTTATATTTATTTGACGTTAAAATAATTTATATGTTAAATAATTTTACGGCACTAACAAATAGCATTATACTCCAAAAGAATAAATTAGACAACAATTCTAATTTTTGTACAGATAACGGAAAGTGTACAAAAATTTTACAAGTTTATGAATGACGGGCACTGACAAGATTTTGTGAAAATCTCACAATAATTAGTGATTTAAAATAATTCCCTCCTAAAAAAATGGTCAGGAAATTTTTAGGAAATGGAGGAGCAAGATGGAAAAGGGAGTGTAATAAACCAAAAGAGGCTGGGACAAAAGTCCTAGTCTCTCAATTATTTTTGGATTGTCGAGCAAGATGCAGTGGTTGAGTGGGCTCTACTACGCTGATTTCATCAGCTTTTACAGCCCTACTCAACTGTGCGGAGGTGGGACGACGAAATCGAATTCTAACGAATTACCGATTTCTGTCCCACTCTCTCTTTATTTGATAAAAGTTGTCACGATCAAATTGAAATTTAAGATGGTTAAGACAATCGCAACGAGATAGCCTAAGAACGTATTCCATTTCGCATTGACATGTTCTCCCATGATTTCCTTGTTGGAGGTGAAATAAACCAGAGGGAAGATGGAGAAAGGAAGGGCCACTGATAGGAAGACTTGAGAATATACCAGAAGGTCATCGAGGACATGTTCTTGGTCACCGAATAAAATTGCGACAATGATAACGGGAAGGAGGGCAATGATCCGAGTCATGAGACGCACCACCCATTGTGGTAGTCTAAATCGCAAGAAACCTTCCATAACGATTTGACCGGTTAGGGTCCCAGTAATGGTTGAATTTTGACCACTAGCTAACAAAGCGATGGCAAAGAGAGTGGACAAGAAAGGACTTGCGATGGCACCAGCAATATGGTTATCTTTGAGGGCATTGTACATGCTAGAGAAAGCACCAATCTTATCTCCGTGCCCGAAGAAGAGGGCCGCTCCAAGAATCAAGAGGAGGGAGTTGACGACAAAAGCCAAACTCAATTCAATATTTGAATCCCAGGTCATAAAGCGCACTGCCCGTTTGATATCTGCTGGATCCTTATAATCAACTTTTCGCGTTTGCGAAATGGAAGAGTGGAGGTAGAGGTTGTGGGGCATCACCGTTGCTCCGATGATTCCAAGTGCCAAGGTCAGGGCTTCATTTCCTTTTGGAAGCCCAATTCCCAGCACCTCTTTTTGAGGGAGGAAGCCAGCGAAGATTCCCCCGATATCTGGCTTCGAAAGAAAGACGAGATAACCAAAAATCGCAAGGATTGTGAGGATCAGGGTTGATACGATGGCCTCGATCTTTCGGAATCCTAGATGCATAAGGCCCAATAAGAGGAAAACATCAAAGATGGTGATCAGAATGGAAAAGAGCAAAGGCCAACCAAAGAGGAGGTGGAGGGCAATCCCTGAGCCGATGACTTCCGCTAAATCTGTCGCCATCAAGGCAAGTTCGATCACAATCCAAAGGGTATAGCGAAGCCATTTTGGCAAGTGATGGGCGGTTGTTTGGGCCAGGTCCTTACGATGGACAATCCCTAATTTCCCAGCCATTTGTTGCAACTGCATGGCGATTAAAGAGGAGAGAAGAACCACTGATAAGAGGAGGTAGCGGTATTGTGCCCCTCCGACCACACTGGTAATCCAGTTTCCCGGGTCCATATAGCCGACAGCTACCAGACTTCCTGGTCCTGAAAAGAGTAGAAGAGTCTTCCAAAAGGGGATGCCTTTTGGCACGTCAATAGACTGGTTGATTTCTTGAAGAGATTTCCTTTCAAACTGTTGTAAACTCATGATGAGCCTTCTTTCTAAGAATAAATCAAATTTCTCTCTAATTATAGCATAAAATTTATAATAGTTCATGATAATGAGGAAGAATCACTATTGGTGATGCCTCGATTTCTTTGTAATCTATACGAAAAGGACTATAATATAGATAGGAAATAGGAGGGAGGAGAGAAAAAATGGCCTACATCGAAATGCAGCACTGTTACAAGCGATACACTAGTGGAGAAACGGAGATTCTCGCTAATCAGGATGTTTCTTTTGAGATTGAAAAAGGCGAATTGGTCATTATTTTAGGGGCGTCAGGAGCTGGAAAATCAACAGTTCTCAATATCTTAGGAGGGATGGACACGAATGACGAAGGACAGGTCCTGATTGATGGGGTGGATATTTCTAAGCTCAATTCCCATCAACGAACGGATTATCGACGAGATGACGTTGGCTTTGTCTTTCAATTTTATAATTTAGTAGCCAATCTGACAGCCAAGGAAAATGTCGAATTGGCTTCAGAAATCGTCTCTGATGCCTTGGATCCGGAAGCCGTTTTAAGAGAAGTAGGACTTGGCAATCGTCTTGATAATTTTCCTGCACAATTGTCAGGTGGAGAGCAACAACGGGTGGCGATTGCTCGGGCAGTGGCGAAAAACCCTAAAATTCTCCTTTGCGATGAGCCTACAGGAGCCTTAGACTACCAGACAGGTAAGCAAGTATTGGGGATTTTACAGGCCATGTCTCGTAAAAAGGGAGCGACGGTCATCATCGTAACCCATAATGCTGCTTTAGCCCTGATTGCAGACCGTGTGATTCGCATGCATGATGCCAAGGTCAAGTCGGTAGAAATCAATGAGCTTCCTCAAGATATTGCTACACTAGAGTATTAGAAGAGGTGCTAGCATGAAACGAAAAGTCTATTGGAAGGATCTGTTTGGTTCTTTTACACATTCAAAAGGACGTTTTCTCTCCATCTTAACCTTGATGTTGTTGGGAAGCTTGGCCTTGGTAGGCTTAAAGGTGACTACTCCAAATATGCATCGAACGGCTAACCAGTTTATTCAGCAACAAAAGATGCTAGATCTTGCTGTCATGGGGGACTTGGGATTAGACCAGGTAGACCAAGAGGAGCTTTTAGGACTCAAAGGGACGCGTGTCGAATTTGGTTCACTGCTGGATCTGACGTTGAAAGGAACAGGAAAGGCAATCCGACTTTTTTCTCCCCCAAAGAGTCTCTCTTCTTTTCGTGTGACCAAGGGGCGTCTGCCTCAAAAAGAAGGGGAATTGGCCCTAGCGAGTTTTTGGGAGGATCGTTATCGATTAGGGGATACCCTCACACTTGAAGAAAAGGCGGGAACTAGGTCTAGTTTAAAGCAAAAGCAATTCACCATTGTTGGCTTTGTTCAATCCTCTGAGATGTGGTCTCAAAAGAATTTAGGCACTGCCATGAGTGGCAGTGGGAATCTGGATGCCTATGCTCTGGTTTCAAAAGAGGTCTTTACGACTAAACTCCCTGTGATGGCGCGGATCCAGTTTGATGATCTGAGATCTTTGGATTCTTTTTCGCAAGCCTACCAAAAACGGCTCGAAGCTCACCAAGAAGAGTTAGAAAAACTTCTGAAAGACAATGGAAAGGCTCGCTATCAAAGACTCAAGAAGGAGGCGGATGGGCAGATCCAAAAAGGCCAGAAAGAACTCAGTCGTGCCAAGGAAACCCTCCAGTCAGCCAAGAATCAGATCGATCAGGCTCAAAAGCAATTAGACTTGCAGGAGACGCAACTCAGTAAACTAGCTCCATTTCTGCCAGCTAAAGAGCATCTAGCCAGTCAAGAAAAAATCCATCAAGCTAAAGAACAACTGGATCAGAAAAAGAAGGACTGGACCGAAGGTGAAACGGAGCTTGCAAAAAAAGAGGAGGAGCTAAAAAAAGCCCAAACCGAGCGAGATCAGCTGGAAATTCCAACTTATCATGTCTATGACCGCAAGACCATGCCAGGCGGACAAGGTTACCTGATGTATAGCAATGCTAGTAGCAGTATCTCTGCTGTCGGAAATATTTTTCCGGTCGTTCTTTATCTGGTAGCAGCCATGGTAACCTTCACCACGATGACGCGCTTTGTCGATGAAGAGCGGACCAATGCAGGCGTTTTTAAGGCGTTGGGCTATCGAACCAAGGACATCATTCTCAAATTTGTCCTCTATGGATTCTTTGCTGGTACGATTGGAACCCTTCTAGGAACCTTGTTGGGGCATTATTTCCTATCGGGAATCATCTCCAACATTATTACGCAAGGGATGGTTATAGGAGAGAGCAGAGAGTATTTTTATAGGGATATAACTCTGATTGCTCTCGGACTATCTTTCATCGCGAGTGTGCTTCCAGCTTACTGGGTTGCTCGTAAGGAATTAAAAGAAGAAGCCAATCTTTTATTACTGCCCAAACCACCAGTATCTGGTTCGAAAATTTTTCTGGAGCGTATCCATTTTATTTGGAAACGTCTGAATTTCACGCACAAGGTTACTGCTCGTAATCTCTTTCGTTACAAACAAAGGATGATGATGACTATTTTTGGAGTGGCGGGTTCTGTTGCTCTTCTCTTTGCAGGGCTAGGGATTCAATCTTCTGTAGGAAGTGTTTCCAAACGCCAATTTCAAGAGATCCTATCTTATGAGTTGATTGTAGCCAAAAAAACGAATGCCTCCTACCAAGAAAGCAAAGAACTAACCAATCGTCTGGCAAAATCAGACATCAAGGATTATCGAGCTATCTATAGTAAGGTCATTGAAGCTTCTTTAAAAAATGGACACGACAAACAGACCGTTACGATGTTGGTTACGGATCGTGCAGATTTTTCTCCCTTTGTCAGCCTGCGTTCTTTCAAGCAAGGGGAGTCCTTGTCTCTAAAGAAAGGGGTTATCATCAGTAGCAAACTGGCACAACTAGCCCAGATTACAGTTGGGGATCGACTGACCCTAGATGGCCACTCTTTTAAGGTGGCAGGAATCACTGAAAATTATGTCGGCCATTTTATCTATATGGATCAGGCAAGTTACCAAAAAATCTACGGAGAGCGGACTTCAGAAAACAGCTATTTGGTACAGCTGCGAAATTCATCCACACAACAAGTGCAAGCAGTTAGTCGGGACATGATGGCTCTTGCAGCTGTGAAGGCAGTCAGTCAAAATGCTTCGATGATTTCCCTCTTTAACTCAGTTGCCAAATCGTTGGACACCACCATGATGATTCTAGTAGTTGTATCGGTTTTGTTAGCTATCGTGATCTTGTATAATTTAACCAATATCAATGTGGCAGAACGGATCCGTGAATTATCGACCATCAAGGTCTTGGGATTCCATAATAAGGAAGTGACACTCTATATTTACCGCGAAACCATCTTATTGTCTATCATAGGGATCCTCATGGGGTTAGTGGGGGGCTATTATCTTCATCAATTTCTTATTGCCATGATTGCACCAGATGCCATTCTCTTTTACCCCAAAGTAGGACTTGGTGTTTTCCTCTTCCCTGTAGGGGGACTGATCCTTCTTTTGGTCCTGTTAGGAATTTATGTTGACCATTATCTCCGAAAAGTAGACATGCTCGAAGCCCTCAAATCAGTAGACTAAGATACAAAGCCGTTAAGCAACTCAAAGGAAAATAGGAAATCCCACGACGAAGCGTCCGCTTCTAGTTGGATTTATCTTTTTCCAAAGAGTTGTAGGCGTGTTCGTTTATAAGATACAAAGCCCGTAGCTGATAGCGACAAAATGAGTCCTCTAACCTTATTTTTCATTTCACCAGCAACGAATGTTTATAAAACTTTCACCTCAGGGTGGAAGTTTTTCTTCTCTTTGTTATAA
The Streptococcus parasanguinis genome window above contains:
- the rpmG gene encoding 50S ribosomal protein L33 — protein: MRIKVQLTCTSCGSQNYLTSKNTKTHPEKIEVLKYCPKERKVTLHIESK
- a CDS encoding multidrug efflux MFS transporter translates to MNWRKNLYIAWIGCFFIGASLSLVVPFMALFVEELGVTGKAVPLYAGIAVASSSVTSAIMSPIWGSLADRYGRKPMMLRASIAMTLTMGGIAFVPSVFWLLVLRLLNGVFSGFVPNSTALIASQVPKDQSGYALGTLSTGVVAGTLMGPLIGGLIAENLGMRNVFLLVGFFLFLVSLLTFWGIEEDYEPLPKEEQKSSWELLMSIQQKDILLGLFLTSMTIQMIAQSISPILPLYVRALGQRDNLIFVSGMIVSAMGVSSMLFSGWMGKLGDRIGNHRLLLIALLYSGCLYILCAQAQSPLQLGILRFLFGIGTGALLPGVSALLNRLTPPEGISRIFSYNQLFYYLGGVLGPMMGSSIFMHFGYHWVFYGTALLAFTDLMFLLFLFRKYLKVRDVRAN
- the smpB gene encoding SsrA-binding protein SmpB, with translation MAKGEGKVVAQNKKARHDYTIVDTIEAGMVLTGTEIKSVRAARINLKDGFAQVKNGEVWLSNVHIAPYEEGNIWNQDPDRRRKLLLHKKQIQKLDQDTKGTGMTLVPLKVYLKDGYAKLLLGLAKGKHDYDKRESIKRREQNRDIARVMKQYNTR
- the rnr gene encoding ribonuclease R, which translates into the protein MKTSIKEYLQEHDKAQINDLAAALGKEGSKDFRDLVKTISLMERRHELKFEDDGSLRLAQKKAPAITLKGIFHAHKNGFGFVSLEGEEEDLFVGRNDVNHAIDGDTVEIVITKVADRNKGTAAEAKIIDVLEHSIKTVVGQIVLDEEKPKYAGYIRSKNQKISQLIYVKKPAIQLEGTEILKVEIDQYPSRKHNYFVATVRDVVGHVTDPGIDVLEVLESMDIVSEFPEEVLKEAENVPDAPSKKDLEGRLDLREEITFTIDGADAKDLDDAVHIKLLKNGNFELGVHIADVSYYVKEGSALDKEALNRATSVYVTDRVVPMLPERLSNGICSLNPNVDRLTQSAIMEIDPHGKVVKHTITQTVINTTFRMTYSDVNDILAGDEEKAQTFKKIVPSIHQMATLHGILESMRIRRGALNFDTNEAKILVNKEGKPVDIVLRQRGIAERMIESFMLIANETVAEHFTRLKLPFIYRIHEDPKAEKVQKFIDYASSFGIQIYGTASEMCQEALQEIMRKVEGEPYADVLSMMLLRSMQQARYSEHNHGHYGLAAEYYTHFTSPIRRYPDLMVHRMVREYGKSQEVAEHFEQVLPDIASQSSSRERRAIDAEREVEAMKKAEYMEDYVGEEYDAVVSSVVKFGLFVELPNTVEGLIHITNLPEFYHFNERDLTLRGEKSGVTFRVGQQIRIKVERADKMTGEIDFSYIPSEWDVVEKGLKSKGRDRDGNRRDRRRKDKKVSKGSTARKDDKRKDSSSKTKKKKGKKPFYKEVAKKGAKHGKGRRKGSRAK
- the secG gene encoding preprotein translocase subunit SecG, with protein sequence MSGALTTILLVLSVLIIIAIFMQPTKNQSSNVFDASSNDLFERSKARGFEAVMQRLTAIMIFFWLLIAMILMVLSSR